The following coding sequences lie in one Petrotoga sibirica DSM 13575 genomic window:
- a CDS encoding AAA family ATPase: MRPIKLKFQAFGPFLEEQEIDFIKLRNDTLFLITGPTGAGKTTIFDAICYALYGNGSMGERGDAIARSHFADENTDTYVEFEFQFKDKRIEISRTPSYERSKKDGEGTTKQNSQASIKIYQNGELILHESGVKKVNSKVEEYLGLNYEQFKQIIMIPQGEFRKFITANSNERAEIFRKIFDISIYESFEQKIDEIFKNIEKGLKDQRQKVRNILESINLESEGYKQLLQLESIDPENLIDQLKKEIRRKEISKEETKKQKSQKQDELQKLNTELEKIKKANELIEKKETLKKEIEELQQNSKYIQGKEELLNSLKKAKEMLPYEERYLEYQQELNDKKNQLKNQQSILDKSMEEKQRINEKLPEIEKQYQNISAVEKEIEDLNQKLDKYVKYKNLIKEYNTKKKLLDVKVNESHEKDKKLSKVQEKLEQNENYISENEDINVEILKNEISTNEKLLSAAGELLKKYTELVGLHRKYQKVKKEKEEIEIEIQDLREEQNEKTADFIKSQAYHLASNLKEGEPCPVCGSTVHPSPAKSTGKLITEKELEEINQNMNKKEKEKTKILKNYEDISTKYSQEVSLFKLEYKRICEGLQIPQESEHIYTHIQNLIKMLEDKLDQQKQEYDQKIKIYEKVKSLKNLNKKIKEEIKELEEQRETLRKIIDESKSEIIELTTKITNLKEQLENKTENGITSEIQEKRKFIQDIKTTYEQKREESNRISEIINSSKGTIKTLTEDITKLDDQVKNAEQKFDQMLGRMGLANQLEYQALKKQINLIESLEEKVQRYKEELKDKQTLLIDLEESTKNLKKTDETPIVNEIDQLQKEIEELIKKETNLEYEIKYLKSTKANLETVIKEIERQEKEYSIIKNLRDVSKGDNNTRISLSKYVLAYYFEEILSQANLRLNKLTDGRYQLHRSSKVLDARKSEGLEIMVFDIYTGKEREIKTLSGGESFKAALALALGLADVVQSEAGGISLDTIFIDEGFGSLDTNSLDSAIEVLTELNSSGRMVGIISHVNELKERINSKIEVIPGKNGSYIQTRFSFF; the protein is encoded by the coding sequence ATGAGACCCATAAAATTAAAATTCCAAGCGTTTGGTCCTTTTTTAGAAGAGCAGGAAATAGACTTTATCAAATTAAGAAACGATACTTTATTCTTAATTACCGGTCCAACAGGTGCGGGTAAAACTACTATTTTCGATGCTATCTGTTATGCATTATACGGAAATGGGTCGATGGGGGAAAGAGGAGATGCGATAGCGAGGTCTCATTTTGCAGATGAAAACACCGACACATACGTAGAATTTGAGTTTCAATTCAAAGATAAAAGGATAGAAATCTCAAGGACGCCTTCTTACGAAAGATCCAAAAAAGACGGTGAAGGGACCACAAAACAAAATAGTCAAGCTAGTATAAAAATATATCAAAATGGTGAATTGATATTACATGAATCAGGGGTGAAAAAAGTAAATAGTAAGGTAGAAGAATATTTGGGCCTTAACTATGAACAATTCAAACAGATAATAATGATTCCGCAAGGGGAATTCAGAAAGTTTATAACAGCAAATTCAAATGAAAGAGCAGAGATTTTTAGGAAGATATTTGACATAAGTATATATGAAAGTTTTGAACAAAAAATAGACGAGATTTTTAAAAATATAGAAAAAGGATTAAAAGACCAACGACAAAAAGTCAGAAACATACTAGAATCAATAAATCTTGAATCAGAAGGATACAAACAATTATTGCAGTTAGAAAGCATCGACCCTGAAAATTTAATTGACCAATTAAAAAAAGAAATTAGGCGTAAGGAAATTTCAAAAGAAGAAACCAAAAAACAAAAATCTCAAAAACAAGATGAACTTCAAAAACTAAACACAGAGCTTGAGAAGATAAAAAAAGCTAACGAACTAATCGAAAAGAAAGAAACCCTTAAAAAAGAGATCGAGGAACTTCAACAAAATTCCAAGTATATTCAAGGAAAAGAAGAACTCCTTAATAGCTTAAAGAAAGCAAAAGAGATGCTTCCATACGAAGAAAGATACTTAGAATACCAGCAAGAATTAAACGATAAAAAGAACCAACTCAAAAATCAACAAAGTATATTAGATAAAAGTATGGAAGAAAAGCAACGAATCAACGAAAAATTACCAGAAATTGAAAAGCAATACCAAAATATATCCGCTGTTGAAAAAGAAATTGAAGATCTCAACCAAAAATTAGATAAATACGTTAAGTACAAAAACTTAATAAAAGAATATAACACAAAAAAGAAACTTTTGGATGTAAAGGTTAATGAAAGTCATGAAAAGGATAAGAAACTTTCAAAAGTTCAAGAAAAATTGGAACAAAATGAAAATTATATATCAGAAAACGAAGATATAAACGTTGAAATACTTAAAAACGAAATTAGTACAAATGAAAAATTATTATCTGCAGCCGGCGAATTATTGAAAAAATACACAGAATTGGTAGGTTTGCACAGAAAATATCAGAAAGTAAAAAAAGAAAAAGAAGAAATAGAGATAGAAATCCAAGATTTAAGAGAAGAACAAAACGAAAAGACGGCCGATTTTATAAAATCACAGGCATACCATCTCGCATCCAATCTAAAAGAAGGAGAACCATGTCCCGTTTGTGGATCTACCGTTCACCCTTCTCCTGCCAAAAGTACCGGAAAATTAATAACAGAAAAAGAACTAGAGGAAATCAACCAAAATATGAATAAAAAAGAGAAAGAAAAAACAAAGATACTAAAAAATTACGAAGACATCTCAACCAAATATTCACAAGAGGTATCTTTATTTAAATTGGAATATAAAAGAATCTGTGAAGGATTACAAATTCCCCAAGAAAGTGAGCATATATACACTCATATACAAAATTTAATAAAAATGCTCGAAGATAAATTAGACCAGCAAAAACAAGAATACGACCAAAAAATAAAAATATACGAAAAAGTCAAATCACTGAAAAACCTTAATAAAAAAATAAAAGAAGAAATTAAAGAGTTAGAAGAGCAAAGGGAAACGTTGAGAAAAATTATAGATGAATCGAAATCAGAAATTATAGAACTAACAACTAAAATTACAAATCTCAAAGAACAATTAGAGAACAAAACTGAAAATGGAATAACAAGCGAAATACAAGAAAAGAGGAAATTTATTCAAGATATCAAAACCACTTACGAACAAAAAAGAGAAGAATCTAACAGAATCTCAGAAATAATAAACTCTTCAAAAGGAACAATAAAAACATTAACCGAAGATATAACTAAATTAGACGACCAAGTAAAAAATGCTGAGCAAAAGTTTGATCAAATGCTAGGAAGAATGGGACTAGCGAACCAACTAGAATATCAAGCACTAAAAAAACAAATTAATTTAATAGAAAGTTTGGAAGAGAAAGTTCAAAGATATAAAGAAGAATTAAAGGATAAGCAGACTCTTCTTATTGATTTAGAAGAATCCACTAAAAACCTAAAAAAAACTGATGAAACACCTATAGTAAATGAAATAGATCAATTACAAAAAGAAATTGAAGAGTTAATTAAAAAGGAAACAAATTTAGAATATGAAATAAAATATCTGAAAAGCACAAAAGCTAATTTAGAAACAGTAATAAAAGAAATAGAAAGACAAGAAAAAGAATATTCAATTATAAAGAACTTAAGAGATGTCAGCAAAGGGGATAACAACACAAGAATCAGCCTTAGTAAATATGTACTAGCCTATTATTTTGAAGAAATATTATCTCAAGCGAATCTAAGATTAAACAAATTAACAGATGGAAGATATCAATTGCATAGATCTTCTAAGGTACTTGATGCAAGGAAAAGTGAAGGTTTAGAAATCATGGTTTTTGATATATACACTGGAAAAGAAAGAGAAATAAAGACACTTTCAGGAGGGGAAAGTTTTAAAGCAGCACTAGCTCTTGCTTTAGGGTTAGCCGATGTAGTGCAAAGCGAAGCTGGTGGAATATCTTTAGATACGATTTTCATAGATGAAGGATTCGGCAGCCTAGATACAAACTCTCTTGATAGTGCGATTGAAGTATTAACAGAGTTAAATAGCTCTGGAAGGATGGTGGGCATAATATCTCATGTAAATGAATTAAAAGAAAGAATTAATTCAAAAATCGAGGTAATACCAGGAAAAAATGGCAGCTATATACAGACAAGGTTCTCCTTCTTTTAA
- a CDS encoding exonuclease SbcCD subunit D: MKFIHTADWHLGKIIYSNYMTQDQKYVLDNFLAYLSETPPDVLLISGDLYDRGIPPSEAINLLNEVLSKVVLELKIPTLIISGNHDSDERLEFLNGILSNMNLHIEGTLKKEVKKVTFKDEFGLVNFFMLPYVDPQKASDIFKINFENKTQLLKHYIDSINVNEDERNVLIAHEYIMGGLNSESERPLSIGGSEYIDPSVFDKFDYVALGHLHRPQKIKNIYYSGSLLKYSFSEVDHKKGMNLVEMKEKGSILVEKLSFNTAKDMKVIRGYFDDIMKTESSDDYLQIILENSKPVYDAINKLRAKFPNVLSLDFPNLKTNDEIKTKDYNIKKISPVDLFESFYKEVKNQELSFEEKQIVTSIFNELLKTSGEER, encoded by the coding sequence ATGAAATTTATTCATACTGCAGATTGGCATCTTGGAAAGATAATATATTCCAATTATATGACCCAGGATCAAAAATATGTTTTAGACAATTTTTTGGCATATTTATCAGAAACTCCACCAGATGTACTATTGATATCAGGAGATTTATACGATAGAGGTATCCCTCCTTCAGAAGCAATTAATCTATTGAACGAAGTACTCTCCAAAGTTGTACTAGAATTAAAAATTCCCACACTTATAATCTCAGGAAATCACGATAGCGATGAAAGGCTTGAGTTCTTAAACGGCATACTCTCTAATATGAACCTTCATATCGAAGGTACTTTAAAAAAAGAAGTTAAAAAAGTCACCTTTAAAGACGAGTTTGGCCTCGTTAATTTTTTTATGCTTCCATATGTTGATCCTCAAAAAGCCAGTGATATATTTAAGATAAATTTTGAAAATAAAACCCAGCTTTTGAAGCATTACATAGATAGTATTAATGTGAATGAAGATGAAAGAAACGTATTGATAGCTCATGAATACATAATGGGTGGATTGAATAGCGAATCCGAAAGGCCTTTATCAATTGGAGGAAGCGAATATATTGATCCTTCGGTTTTTGATAAATTTGATTACGTTGCCCTTGGACATCTTCACAGACCTCAAAAGATCAAAAATATATATTATTCAGGTTCTCTTTTAAAGTACTCATTCAGTGAAGTAGACCATAAAAAAGGGATGAATCTAGTAGAAATGAAAGAAAAGGGCAGTATACTAGTTGAAAAATTGAGCTTTAATACTGCCAAAGATATGAAGGTGATAAGAGGATATTTTGATGACATAATGAAAACGGAGAGTTCAGATGATTATCTTCAAATAATATTAGAAAATTCTAAACCTGTATATGATGCTATAAACAAACTGAGAGCGAAATTTCCGAATGTTCTGTCCCTGGATTTTCCTAATTTAAAAACAAATGATGAAATAAAGACAAAAGATTATAACATAAAGAAAATATCACCAGTGGATCTTTTCGAGTCGTTTTACAAAGAGGTCAAGAACCAAGAACTTTCTTTTGAGGAAAAACAGATAGTAACAAGTATTTTCAATGAACTCCTAAAGACAAGTGGTGAAGAAAGATGA
- a CDS encoding ferritin-like domain-containing protein, with protein sequence MNQKKALGILEYALSKETEGMQFYESKAKTVKIQQVKETFEDLSKMEKGHVDYISNLIKDVKSHDYVHFSQPTDVGQSFSKRAAQEIVYGGDFTALKSDIPVLRMAYLIEEDFMNFYNKAAESVEDDELKKILNHLAEWEKDHRDRIYTLYQKISKDYWEHMDVEPLY encoded by the coding sequence TTGAATCAAAAAAAGGCTCTTGGTATATTAGAATATGCTTTATCAAAAGAAACAGAAGGAATGCAATTTTACGAATCAAAAGCAAAAACTGTGAAGATTCAACAGGTTAAGGAAACCTTTGAAGATTTAAGTAAGATGGAGAAAGGTCACGTAGATTATATAAGTAATCTTATAAAAGATGTAAAAAGTCACGATTATGTACATTTCTCACAACCCACTGACGTGGGGCAATCTTTTTCCAAAAGAGCTGCCCAAGAAATTGTTTACGGGGGCGATTTTACTGCCTTAAAATCCGATATACCGGTATTAAGAATGGCTTATCTTATCGAAGAAGATTTTATGAACTTCTATAACAAGGCTGCTGAAAGTGTTGAAGACGATGAGTTAAAAAAAATACTGAATCATCTAGCCGAATGGGAAAAAGACCATAGAGATAGGATTTATACACTCTATCAAAAAATATCCAAAGATTATTGGGAACACATGGATGTTGAACCATTGTATTGA
- a CDS encoding cation diffusion facilitator family transporter, which produces MDLNYQEEKALDFKLLVSVILNFGITIAEILGGIFSNSLALLSDAIHNLNDTSAIFISYIARILSKKQRDPKRTYGYKRVETLAAFVNTEILIFIAVYLLIEGINKLSNPTIIQGEVMLTVAFIGLAGNLITAFLLHSGSKTNLNIKATFIHILSDTISSILVIIGAFLIIYQKFYIVDPIFTFMISGYIFVESIPLLKNTINILLQGTPTDIEIEKLKAKLEQFDFVKDVHHIHIWTTDGKDKYMEAHIRLQEKFDQNNYELDDCIDELNELLKEEFEINHTTLQFEKNRCLEEEKII; this is translated from the coding sequence ATGGATCTAAATTATCAAGAAGAAAAGGCTCTGGATTTTAAGCTTCTGGTGTCGGTTATACTGAATTTTGGTATAACCATAGCCGAAATATTGGGTGGAATCTTTTCGAACAGTTTAGCTTTGTTATCAGATGCTATACATAATTTGAACGATACTTCTGCTATTTTTATAAGTTATATCGCAAGAATTTTATCAAAAAAGCAACGAGACCCAAAAAGAACATATGGTTATAAAAGGGTAGAGACACTTGCCGCTTTTGTAAATACAGAGATTTTGATATTTATTGCTGTTTATTTACTTATTGAAGGTATTAATAAATTATCAAATCCTACAATCATACAGGGGGAAGTTATGTTAACCGTGGCTTTTATTGGTTTAGCAGGAAATTTAATAACCGCTTTTTTATTACATTCTGGTTCAAAAACGAATCTAAATATCAAAGCCACTTTTATCCATATTCTTAGCGATACTATTTCGTCTATATTGGTAATCATAGGAGCATTTTTGATCATTTATCAAAAATTTTACATTGTTGATCCTATATTCACTTTTATGATAAGCGGGTATATTTTTGTAGAAAGTATACCATTGCTTAAGAATACTATAAATATACTACTACAAGGAACTCCGACGGATATTGAAATTGAAAAACTGAAAGCAAAGTTAGAACAGTTTGATTTCGTAAAAGATGTTCATCATATTCACATTTGGACAACCGATGGAAAAGACAAATATATGGAAGCCCATATAAGGCTCCAAGAAAAGTTTGACCAAAATAATTATGAGTTGGATGATTGTATAGATGAATTAAACGAACTTTTAAAAGAAGAATTTGAAATCAATCATACAACTTTGCAATTTGAAAAAAATAGATGTTTAGAAGAAGAAAAAATTATATAA
- a CDS encoding class I SAM-dependent methyltransferase: MWVFFIILAVLLFYLLFFWIIPFSLKGAIFDPSRKKDVEKMLELAEIKGEEISADLGSGDGRVVIAFARKGIQAHGFEINPLLVIISKINIRRAGLKRKAFIHWKNFWKADLSKFDIITVFQVDFAMNELENKLKKELKPEAKVISNQWAFPNWKYSKYENGIYVYESTEFPTK; the protein is encoded by the coding sequence ATGTGGGTATTTTTTATAATTCTAGCAGTTTTACTATTCTATTTACTCTTTTTCTGGATAATTCCTTTTTCATTAAAAGGCGCAATATTCGATCCAAGTAGAAAAAAAGATGTTGAAAAGATGTTGGAACTGGCCGAAATAAAAGGAGAAGAGATCTCAGCAGATTTGGGTTCCGGAGATGGGCGTGTTGTCATAGCTTTTGCTAGAAAAGGTATTCAAGCTCATGGTTTTGAGATAAATCCTTTGTTAGTAATTATTTCAAAGATAAATATCAGAAGAGCTGGCTTAAAAAGAAAAGCGTTCATTCATTGGAAAAACTTTTGGAAAGCAGATTTATCTAAATTTGATATCATAACAGTTTTTCAAGTGGATTTTGCGATGAATGAACTAGAAAATAAGTTAAAAAAAGAACTCAAACCTGAAGCAAAAGTAATTTCAAATCAATGGGCCTTTCCAAACTGGAAATATTCAAAATATGAAAACGGTATATATGTTTATGAATCAACCGAATTTCCAACAAAATAG
- a CDS encoding adenosine-specific kinase → MDLKLDVVQLDIPEDTNIIVGQSHFIKTVEDIYEGIVTTNPSLKFGLAFNEASGPRLIRYDGNDDELIKVAIDNAQKIGAGHCFVLMIKNGFPINIKNQLLNVQEVLNIFAATANPLQIIVAESDQGRGILGVIDGNPPVGVEKEVDKEKRKTFLREVTKYKR, encoded by the coding sequence ATGGATTTAAAACTCGATGTCGTACAGTTAGATATTCCCGAAGATACGAATATAATAGTGGGGCAATCGCATTTCATAAAAACTGTTGAAGATATCTATGAAGGTATAGTTACAACAAATCCTTCTTTAAAATTTGGTTTAGCGTTCAACGAAGCCTCTGGTCCTCGTCTTATAAGATACGATGGGAACGACGATGAATTAATTAAAGTAGCTATCGATAATGCTCAAAAGATAGGAGCAGGTCATTGCTTTGTATTAATGATAAAAAACGGTTTTCCAATAAATATTAAAAATCAACTGTTGAATGTTCAAGAAGTGCTTAATATTTTTGCTGCAACTGCAAATCCTCTCCAAATAATTGTAGCTGAAAGTGATCAGGGAAGGGGCATATTAGGAGTAATAGACGGGAATCCCCCAGTAGGTGTTGAAAAAGAAGTTGACAAAGAAAAAAGAAAAACGTTCTTGCGAGAAGTAACAAAGTACAAAAGATGA
- a CDS encoding YbhB/YbcL family Raf kinase inhibitor-like protein, whose amino-acid sequence MALKISSPVFKNNDYIPSTYTCEGRDVSPTLLIEGIPEKAKSLALIMDDPDAPMGTFVHWVAWNIEVVEEIPERIPKEYSVTHPLSLNQGKNSAHQTGYMGPCPPVGHGVHHYHFKLYALDTTLDLPQNTKKEDLLKAMEGHIIEKAEIVGLYKRD is encoded by the coding sequence ATGGCTTTAAAAATTTCCTCACCAGTTTTTAAAAATAACGATTATATTCCAAGTACCTATACTTGCGAGGGTAGGGATGTTAGCCCCACATTGCTAATCGAAGGAATCCCAGAAAAAGCGAAATCTTTGGCGTTGATAATGGATGACCCAGATGCTCCGATGGGAACATTCGTGCATTGGGTGGCATGGAACATTGAGGTGGTTGAAGAGATTCCTGAAAGAATCCCAAAAGAATACTCTGTAACCCATCCGCTTTCATTAAATCAAGGAAAAAACAGTGCTCATCAAACTGGATACATGGGGCCTTGTCCTCCTGTTGGGCATGGAGTTCACCATTACCATTTCAAACTTTACGCATTAGATACAACGTTGGATTTACCTCAAAATACCAAAAAAGAAGATCTATTGAAAGCTATGGAAGGTCATATAATAGAAAAGGCAGAAATTGTAGGATTGTATAAAAGAGATTAA